Proteins encoded in a region of the Pseudomonas shahriarae genome:
- a CDS encoding AMP-binding protein: MSVAFRLPLQVFFEREARHPRQRFLVQPTGGGEVQTLTWGEVGHQARCAAHWLRARELPQGSHIALISKNCAHWIIADLAIWMAGHVSVPLYPNLTADSVAHVLEHSEAALVFIGKLDDWPAMAPGIKAGLATISLPLCPEGPFDFTWADLQACSPIQDDPAPAATDLATIIYTSGTTGLPKGVMHTFGALAFAATRGTELFGLGEGDRLLSYLPLCHVAERMFVEMAAIYTGQTVFFAESLDTFLTDLQRARPTALFGVPRIWTKFQMGVYGKIPEKRLELLLRLPFIGKRVGRKVLAGLGLDAVRVALSGAAPVPEALLRWYLRLGLDVLEVYGMTESCGYSHVCRPGQQKIGWIGLPCPDVEVRIDPAGEVLVRSGATMLGYFKDPQKTAETLTEDGFLRTGDKGEQDAEGRLRLTGRLKEIFKTSKGKYVAPAPIENRLAEHGRIEQVCVVGDGLSAPMGLCVLSAVGQQEAAGEARQSLHGSLERLLEEVNQVLDKHERLRQLVVVKDSWAVENGFLTPTLKIKRNVIESTYGPQFQAWSARSEAVLWQD, from the coding sequence ATGTCTGTCGCTTTTCGTTTGCCGCTGCAGGTCTTCTTTGAACGTGAGGCGCGCCATCCGCGCCAGCGCTTCCTGGTCCAGCCCACGGGTGGCGGCGAGGTGCAGACCCTCACCTGGGGCGAGGTCGGCCACCAGGCCCGTTGCGCCGCCCATTGGCTGCGGGCACGGGAGTTGCCCCAGGGCTCGCACATTGCCCTGATCTCGAAAAACTGCGCGCACTGGATTATCGCCGACCTGGCGATCTGGATGGCCGGGCATGTCTCGGTGCCGCTGTACCCCAACCTCACCGCCGACTCCGTGGCCCACGTGCTGGAGCACTCCGAGGCGGCGTTGGTGTTTATCGGCAAGCTCGACGACTGGCCGGCCATGGCCCCAGGCATCAAGGCCGGGCTTGCGACCATCAGCCTGCCGCTGTGCCCCGAGGGCCCGTTCGACTTCACTTGGGCCGACCTGCAGGCCTGCTCACCGATCCAGGATGACCCGGCGCCGGCTGCCACGGACCTGGCCACCATCATCTACACCTCCGGCACTACCGGCCTGCCCAAAGGCGTGATGCACACCTTCGGCGCCCTGGCGTTTGCGGCAACCCGAGGCACCGAGCTGTTCGGCCTGGGGGAGGGCGACCGGCTGCTGTCCTACCTGCCGCTGTGCCATGTGGCCGAGCGCATGTTTGTCGAGATGGCTGCGATCTACACCGGGCAAACGGTGTTTTTTGCCGAAAGCCTCGACACCTTCCTCACCGACCTGCAACGCGCCCGGCCCACGGCCTTGTTCGGCGTGCCGCGCATCTGGACCAAGTTCCAGATGGGGGTGTACGGCAAAATCCCGGAAAAACGCCTGGAGCTGCTATTGCGTCTGCCATTTATCGGCAAGCGCGTCGGGCGCAAGGTGCTCGCCGGGCTTGGCCTGGACGCGGTGCGGGTGGCCCTGTCCGGCGCGGCGCCGGTGCCCGAGGCGTTGCTGCGCTGGTACCTGCGCCTGGGCCTGGATGTGCTGGAGGTGTATGGCATGACCGAAAGCTGTGGTTATTCCCATGTCTGTCGCCCCGGCCAGCAGAAGATTGGCTGGATCGGCCTGCCGTGCCCGGACGTGGAGGTGCGCATTGACCCGGCCGGTGAAGTCCTGGTGCGCAGCGGCGCGACCATGCTCGGTTACTTCAAGGACCCGCAGAAGACTGCCGAGACCCTCACCGAAGACGGCTTCCTGCGTACCGGCGACAAGGGCGAGCAGGATGCCGAAGGCCGCCTGCGCCTGACCGGGCGGCTCAAGGAGATCTTCAAGACCAGCAAGGGCAAGTACGTCGCCCCGGCCCCCATCGAAAACCGCCTGGCGGAGCACGGGCGCATTGAGCAGGTGTGTGTGGTGGGTGATGGCCTGAGCGCGCCGATGGGTTTGTGCGTGCTGTCTGCAGTGGGCCAGCAGGAGGCCGCCGGCGAGGCCCGGCAATCTTTGCATGGCAGCCTGGAGCGCCTGCTGGAAGAGGTCAACCAGGTGCTGGATAAACATGAGCGCTTGCGTCAACTGGTGGTGGTGAAAGACAGTTGGGCCGTGGAAAACGGCTTTCTGACACCGACCCTGAAGATCAAGCGCAACGTGATCGAGTCAACCTACGGCCCACAGTTCCAGGCCTGGAGCGCACGTTCCGAGGCAGTGCTGTGGCAGGATTGA
- the sixA gene encoding phosphohistidine phosphatase SixA — MKLWVLRHGEAESHAPSDAQRNLTERGREEVLHSAAHLIGQPISAIIASPYVRAQQTAQLVREALGFVPEIRTVSWLTPDGNPLQVLEKLDTDDNVLLVSHQPLVGNLISFLQHGHQRQPQPMHTASLAELEGDFPLAGLMSLNNVKNP, encoded by the coding sequence ATGAAGCTGTGGGTGTTGCGCCACGGTGAAGCCGAGTCCCATGCACCCAGCGATGCCCAGCGCAACCTGACCGAGCGTGGCCGCGAAGAAGTGCTGCACAGCGCCGCGCACCTGATCGGCCAGCCCATCAGCGCGATCATCGCCAGCCCTTATGTGCGGGCGCAACAGACTGCCCAGTTGGTGCGCGAGGCGTTGGGGTTTGTGCCAGAAATCCGCACGGTGTCGTGGCTGACGCCGGACGGCAACCCCCTGCAAGTCCTGGAAAAACTCGACACCGATGACAATGTGCTGCTGGTCAGCCATCAGCCTTTGGTGGGCAACCTGATCAGCTTTTTGCAGCACGGGCACCAGCGCCAGCCGCAACCGATGCACACCGCCAGCCTGGCGGAGCTGGAAGGGGACTTCCCGCTGGCGGGGCTGATGAGCCTCAACAACGTGAAAAACCCCTGA
- a CDS encoding hotdog fold thioesterase, whose translation MSLWRTLPNIEQLNAIQKNTIGEVLDIRFETFDDQSLTASMVIDHRTHQPYGLLHGGASVVLAETVGSMASYLCIDASKFYCVGLEINANHLRGLRSGRVTAVARAIHIGRTTHVWDIRLTSDEGKASCVSRLTMAVVPLGENPPAR comes from the coding sequence ATGAGCCTGTGGCGCACCCTCCCCAATATCGAACAACTCAATGCCATCCAGAAAAACACCATTGGTGAAGTGCTGGATATCCGTTTCGAGACCTTCGACGACCAGTCCCTGACCGCCAGCATGGTGATCGACCACCGCACCCATCAACCCTATGGCCTGCTGCACGGTGGGGCCTCGGTGGTGTTGGCCGAAACGGTTGGCTCCATGGCCAGCTACCTGTGTATCGACGCCAGCAAGTTCTATTGCGTGGGCCTGGAAATCAACGCCAACCACCTGCGCGGCCTGCGTTCCGGGCGGGTGACGGCGGTGGCCCGGGCGATCCACATCGGGCGCACCACCCATGTCTGGGACATCCGCCTGACCAGTGACGAGGGCAAGGCCAGTTGTGTGTCGCGCCTGACCATGGCCGTGGTGCCCCTGGGCGAGAACCCGCCGGCGCGATAG
- a CDS encoding DUF4389 domain-containing protein, protein MNDPKAAPKYESIALRILWMLVFALVWQVAQFILGALVVVQLIYRLIYGAPNLGLMNFGDSLSQFLAQIGRFGSFHSEQKPWPFADWPTQRAPEGEAAHSVPPAPHPVRDEEPKL, encoded by the coding sequence ATGAACGATCCGAAAGCAGCACCCAAGTATGAATCCATTGCCCTGCGCATCCTGTGGATGCTGGTGTTTGCCCTGGTCTGGCAAGTGGCGCAGTTCATCCTCGGGGCGTTGGTGGTGGTGCAATTGATCTACCGCCTGATCTACGGCGCACCGAACCTGGGCCTGATGAACTTTGGCGACAGCCTCAGCCAGTTCCTCGCGCAGATTGGCCGTTTTGGCAGCTTCCACAGTGAGCAGAAACCCTGGCCCTTTGCCGATTGGCCAACCCAGCGCGCCCCGGAAGGCGAAGCCGCCCACAGCGTGCCGCCAGCCCCGCACCCGGTGCGCGATGAGGAGCCCAAGCTATGA